A region of the Plasmodium reichenowi strain SY57 chromosome Unknown, whole genome shotgun sequence genome:
tttttttttggtgTAGTGTACATAAATTATGATtatacaataaatatataatatgtattattttaatataaaattatttaatatctATATATCGTTTGACATATAAGAATCTAtttattacaaatataattgattcaaaataaaaaggaatatttcttaatgatatttatattacaattttttcttaatttatattttatatattaaattatattatatatattttctttattaatatggtcacataaaaaataagaatatttattttatatattatatatttataagtGTAATCTTTtagatattttttattataaaattttgaaaattattcatattaattttatgaataaaaaaaaaaaaaaaaaagaaaaaaaaaaagaaaacacGTACAACGTCAATATGCGATTTATGCTTActtatgataataatttaaaatataagtataaatagaaattaataaatacatacatattacatattatgtattatatataaatattatttatcaacgataaaaataatatttaaaagaatacgttattataacatatatatatatatatatatatatatatatatatatataatatatatatttttagtATGTTGtgatttatttatattcgTCCCTGTATGTTAGTATTGCTATATATAGCATcgtttttatatatttttcgttaaattttattattattaattaaaaatgaataaatcGAAAAACCAAGGtattactttttaaaaaatataaaatatatatatgtacaataaaaggatatatatcataaatatatatttgtaataaatatgatagCATTAAGAaggaataaatatatcgtggttttatttgttataatatttaatatacatttttcttaaaatacatattttataatataaaaaaaatataaatataaagataatataataacatataatggcatatgttttaaaacatttaaaaattgttatagtacattataaaaattaatgaatattaatatatgaaaagatgtgtacattttttatttctttataacaaggaattatatatttattgtttaAGTTGGactatataatttattcgCTTTTTggtttttatattattatatatattttttacataaaattatatttatatgctTTTTAAtagttttatatatttaatgaatatagttttttttatatcataaatgaaacttatatttatatgtaaaataaatatgatataatacACATTCtcttattatatgtatttgttcatatttatattattatatctataatatatgttaaaaaataattattatttaaattaataagaaaaacctcttatagataaaaaattaatttgtgttttattattattttaattaagtttatttgtatgatttgtataaaacattgtattatatttttagtatattcattatatatatatatatatttatttatttatttatttatatttatatatttacaaaattttGATCAGAAAGTTTGTTGGTTTTTGTTCCTTgtatgataatgataagaGAAAGGAAAGAATATTTCATTCCTTTTGCAATTACATTCggattatatatatatatatatatatatatatatatatatatatatatgcatatatatttttattacaatatatatgtcaattaatataagttcattataatatatattatgatgatCTCTTTATTgcaatatttatatatatatttatagaattagttataattaaaacgaaatatatattttttttatattgtctttttttttgtataggacaattataaaaatagtaaTTTCGTGTTAGCAACATGTAATAATTCTAATTCAAGAAATTTATCTAAAGTaatgagaaaaaataatttaatattaaatgatgGAAAAGTAAGAAATAATGTGAGCGCTAATAGATATAATTCCAAACATATGAGAAGTAGTCATATTAGAAAGGAAGAACATAAAGATGAAAtagatgaaaaaaaaaaattcaataATAAGAACTTAGAGAAAactaataataagaaaaataattattcaataataaatatgaatcACTGTATATTATCTAAAATTTTAACAAGAGGGGAATTATACCATGCATTAAATGGCGTTGAAGAGTTCACATCTCGTATAgatctttttaatatatggAATCAAGAACTCGGTATAAATAGTGATACAGTAGATATTTTAATGGAAGATTTGTCGTTGCATTTATATAACGATTTATGTCATTTTGATTATGTTACACTTAGAGATAATGAAAGTTGTCATGATGTATAGAGTAATTCCGTACATTTTTGTTTAACTATAACATCTATTAAAGAAAAggaatttattaaaaattttcatttattattaaaaaagaaaatttcAAAGGATTAATTtagtaattatatatattccgTTTTAGAAGAATTTGACAAATGGTATATTGAAATTTATATCaagtataaatattaacacttgaattaaaatataaataataataataatattaaataaataaatgaaataactaggtcctttattttttacattaaCTTTTATGGTATTAAGATAATCTATACTTACTCGTATGTTACTGTTATAAGAGAAATAGtttgtattatatgtaaatcATATTTACTAATAAATATTCTGAATATATAACCATTgaattttaattatatattattgaaaaaaaaaaaaaaacaatacttttatttttacagagaatacttataatattttgacACCAACAATTTCATTACAATGtactttattattttcttcttaatattatataaccTAATATGTAgatatacattttattttctccaatatttatgtgttataattttattttttattctccttcatttttattaactcataagatatgtatatatgtatatatgtatatatgtatgtatatatatatatatatatatatatatataatacgtattatttattatcattttatgAACATAGGAATAATTGTCCTAATTATAtatgcttttttttttttttttttttaaataaatatatgtataaatttatataaagcACAGATTAAAATACGATTGTAAAAGTtgtaaattaaaaatatattttccttatgaatataatatgaagatatacgttgttatttatttacacATTATAgttttttgtaaaattattaattaatgTCCTTATTATCCTTTATTGATATATagtaattattattattattatttttggttttattttttaattataaaaatgagaATATACGAAAGTTATTTTAAAAGTGatgttatattatgatgaatcaaa
Encoded here:
- a CDS encoding putative exported protein; its protein translation is MHIYFYYNIYDNYKNSNFVLATCNNSNSRNLSKVMRKNNLILNDGKVRNNVSANRYNSKHMRSSHIRKEEHKDEIDEKKKFNNKNLEKTNNKKNNYSIINMNHCILSKILTRGELYHALNGVEEFTSRIDLFNIWNQELGINSDTVDILMEDLSLHLYNDLCHFDYVTLRDNESCHDV